The Lytechinus pictus isolate F3 Inbred chromosome 8, Lp3.0, whole genome shotgun sequence nucleotide sequence caaaagaataaaaacctaaaTGAGACGAGGAGACGTAGAcctctaacgttagatctactcCTTTTTCTTCATGCATGTCGTACAAATTTTTTCTTCCGCGcaggaaaaaatatcaaaattgctttTCCAAATTTGTTTCCCCTCACCTTTTCTCTACTCGGTAAATTCTTGCCAGAAAGTATAAACTATTACATGGGTGTAAAGAgtatgaaatgtgttatttttttaaattgcattgtCACAAAACTTCGGCTCTTCTGTTTGGAGCGGGTAAACATGACCAATCCCTAAAATGCTAAATGCTATTTCTTCCGCTTTTCAGCAAGCAATTTTTGTCAAAGTATCTAAAGGGGGAGGCAATAATTTGTGCCGTGCTCTATGCAAAAAAGTATGTACGATATGACACTTCATTCTATATCGCTGCACATCCATCTCCCCTCTTGTTTTGCGCCATTGATTTCAAATTCTGAATATCATTGAAATTTCTTAATCATACAAAAGGAAGCGAGAAATGAGcgaaattacaaatttttttcttccaaaatagaTCAAAGAGGTTTCTGTGCTTTTAAACTCTTTGTTCTTCGTAATTGAGTTAGAGGCCTATAATCCAAGAAATAATAGAGCAGGTTGAAATTAAAGTTTCctagaaatttgtaaaattcagaGCTTCAACGCCATTCGCGGGAAGGAATATTTCCTCCCTGCATATACCCGcactctgttttgcgagttaaagaaatTTATGTCGCTAAAGCTTTTACAAACAAATCTGATGTGAtaaaaataggcatttttttcTGTTCTCAATTTTTATAAAAGGTTTTGTGCGGTAAGGTGAatttattaaattatttcaaaatcttcCCATTTTCGGGCACCCATAATTTCTTCCAAAAACATTTTGTCATCACAGCAAGTCAATTGAAATTGAGTTCATAAGGGTACTAGAGatgtcttctttttatttgaattttataagATATCACAAACTTctcgcttcgcgcgggagggggtaAGAAGTATTATTTCAAATTCCTCATCTTTTTCCACTTTTGGGcgcctatttttttttcgaaaacaaGTTTTTTCATCACAGCAGGTTAATTGAATTTGAGTTGATAAGGGTGTTAGAGACGCCTtcgtttgatttgaatttgagatATCAAAAACTCCCTGCACCCTCCCCCCTAGGGAgtgcgctctgtaagtgttggcaccaCGCTTCACATGCACTTACTGCCCCCTCCAAAGTTAAATCCTGGCTATGCGGTTTGGACAGTTTGCTAAAAATACATTGGCCTTAATAATTCTTATTGTGTAATATTATCACCTCTCTAAGTCTAACGTTATTAAGACTAACGTTATGTGAAAACGTTAAGTTTCTTGGCCACCTAGCCTGGAGGCTCTTATAATTAAAGTGATTCCACTGGCACTGACGTGCTTATTGCATTGTTTTTGTAGGAACTGCATTGCTGCAAGAAAATTTGCAGATGACGACATGGTTATTATAGGCACGCTTCCATATTGGCTTTTGAGTTTTATCATAGTGGAAATCAATTTTGTTATATCACGAGCTGATCAGTCTGCGGGATCATCAAAATGCTGCATTGTTTAATTGTCTGTCTGGCTATATCAACCCAATGGCAATGATtatacaattataatgaaataaaatggtttatatttcaggtcattttatCCAATCATTTTGATAGTTCTATGCAGGATCaggaataattgaaaaaaaaacatgctctTATCCATAGCTTTAGGAGAACTTACATAGgctttgaaatgaatatgatttaatcaattattatgtttgattgaaaattctgtaaaaatagTTGACTTTGTATTTTTGGAGGGATTTTGCtgatagaaaataaaggaaaaaaaaatctaaatcttaatcttttcattcttcCCCATTTTCCTTCCAACAGCCTCTCGCATACAGCCCACTGGATATGGTGTCAGAAGTAAGTAAACAAACTATATAGCTTGAAATATTTGGAAATACATAAGAGTATACAGACAATTTtgaaggtaaattccagttgtggtaacgatatcaaaatgagttcgtacagaatccaatgaaatgaccaccaaagtgtctgtttgtataaataaaacatatgtgccaaaggattctggaagaaattgtgtaattgctgagaaatcagcaaataagcacaggatttgggtcgagcgtcgggccgacattcaaagcaataataatacactgtcccacgtgcgcttatctgtgttagtgatcttcagcgtgaacatttttcagcgtagatttcaagatttcacaaagtttagtttatgtaactgtaccagatccaGATCCTCGacgatatactgacaattaagcctggttttacagactttctcatgaaatcagtgtttactgcaactactggcatttctctttaatccTCATCACATCCCAAATCACCCCTAGAAAGGGCACTTTAAAGGTTTCATAGTAAATGGCTCCGATAGAGACTTCAATATGAGAAGCAGACACGATGATAAAAAACTTTGCAAACATAATTAACTCTTGAATGTATGTGTCAGGAATTCCAAAGTTTGTGGTCTAGTTACAATGTAAACATAGGCAATGGTCTAACTCTCTCTGCTAAAATCATGCGTACGGTAGCCAGAAACATCAGATAGGCCTACCTGTGTATGTTGTTTGCATTGTTTACACATATTTCTTACATGAATGTTTACTATGTTCTTTCTCCATGTTTTTATGGATAAAAATATTCTAGTTTTTATTCCCAGACAGTCACAAATTATTTCAAGTGTCAAATGAGCTCATAAAGTGAGCTTGTACTTCACAGGCATGAATCATGCTattcaagagggggggggggggggggtggtggaacaatagatcacccccccccccccccgagcaaCAGGTGTGACGcaaggatttacgccagtggtgtACTTTCAGGCCCGTTTTCTGAATTCAGgcttaatttaaactctggttttaagttgtggtttaactatggaaagccagttgtaACATAAATCTGTAACAATaaaggttcaatgtatcagctcatttgactcccaaaacatttACTGCCTGGGAAGGGTAAGTATGACAgttttcttcaccattaaagaattagtaaaGAACACAGTAAACATGTGAAGCATTCAAtgtgaacaaaattttgaaacgtttggcttcccataatcttagcacagagttagaccatggtttaagttaaacctgacttcagaatacgggccttagagATTTGTGTCACAACTGGCTGACCATAATTAAACCGCAACTTTAGACAAGAGTTTGAATTATACCCAAGTAcagaatacaggcctattttcatgttgttgttttgttcttttttcaTCTTAACAGCTACTTGGAGGAATGTAAAAGAAATGATTCCAGAGATTGTGGTGCCCAGTCTAGACGATTTCCCGGTAATAATGCTGAAAAACAACTTTATTTACtgtacatcatcatcatcactagtgTATCCAGCATCAGCTCTGACAAAGAATTAATGTATGGGCCCATGCACAAGCATAATAGAGTCACTATTGTCCCCCAGAAAATGGGGCCCATGAAATGCTTTGTAGGATCTGATGCTGGATGCCGTTGCCTGATCATATTAATcacatttcataacaaaattgatattttttttttagaactgTTCACCGCAtgattgaaaaatattgatgaataaGGTGGCAAATGGCACTCTGTAAAAGTGCAGCCAAAGTTAGCCTAGGATAAAATCATACCACTGCTATAAGATTAACAACCATTACTTTGAGGAAAAAAAAGTCTGTTAGTAATTGAAACAGGTTAGCACAAAATTTCTGCCTTTGACTATAACGTAGGAAAATAGTCTTGTAAAAACGAAATCATCTGGTTGTaggtttttacaaaatacagGGCGTAGATGAGTGTTTCATAATACTCTATTTTACTTACTCTACGCACAACTTTCTTCAAGACGGACGGTTTTTGTAAGTCATAATTAAACCTTTGTTtgaaacatgtaattttttttgtatggatggttatttttttaatgagaggAACCATAGGATTAGTTATAAAACCTATACTattgtacacataatttttattgGGTGTTAATATAATTAATCATACTCTGTACTCATGTTCAAAATCCTAACTCCTAATCCTAATCATAAGTCATTTCCAATTTCATAATTAAACCTTTGTTtgaaacatgtaattttttttgtatggatggttattttttaatgagaggAACCATAGGATTAGTTATAAAACCTATACTattgtacacataatttttattgGGTGTTAATATAATTAATCATACTCTGTACTCATGTTCAAAATCCTAACTCCTAATCCTAATCATAAGTCATTTCCAATTTCAGAGTAGCTGATATTGCAGAATGTGCGCATAAAATTACCTGCAAAAATAAATAGTGTCCCACCAAGTTTTACTTCTCAAGCATCACACCTGAGAATTTATTGTCAATGTTATACCAACGTGATGTCCATGTAATGGTGGTAAAACTTTGTATTTGTTCTGCAGCAGATGATGTCCAATCATAGTTAATAGTAATTCAGCTGGAAATTGGGgatgtttaaagggatggtccgggctgaaagtatttatagcttaataaatagagtagaattcactgagcaaaatgcccaaaatttcatcaaaatcggataacaaataacaaagttattgaattttaaagttaagcaatacttggggaaaacagtcgtcatgaatattcattaggtgggctgatgatgtcacatctccacttgttcttttgtattttattatacgaaatgaggttcattcaaattttgtcctccaagaagtagaaaaattggaatgacaactgatttagtgcatcttatttcattataagggagacatattattcacacaagtatgaaataatgaaaaaattatgattttatgtaataacataagaaaacaaaaatattgctaaactttaaaattcaataacttaattattttttatccgattttgatgaaattttcggcattttgctcagtgaattctactctatgtattaagatataaatattttcagcccagaccatccctttaaacatcCCCAATTTCCAGCTGAATTACTATTAACTATGATTGGACCTCATCTTTAAATTGACACATCAAAACTCAACCCcatttcaaatgatattctCTGTGAAATGAAAATGCCGATACCACCATTACATGGACATCACACGATTTTGTTACCCCAACCCCATGGAATGACACATATACATACAGAAaaactgtccttgtaactattTCACCAATAGTTTTTCATGTTCATATTGCTTTCAATCCTGTTATTTTCCTAATCCTAAGTCATAACACAATTTCAAAGTAGCTTATAAATATTGTTGAATGCGCTCTCTGCTGTTAAATATGGTATACATACAGGAAGACTGTCTTTGTATTGATCTCACCAATAATGTTTCGtgttcatatttattttaatccTATTATTTTCCTTGCAGCTGAAGGCTTACGTGTCCTACAAGTGCCCGGACACACAGCAAGACCCTATCACCCCCCGCGACATCTTCGACAAGTGTGTAGCCCCTAAGGTGCTTGAAGATTTGGAGAGCGGTAAATACGATAGTGAAAAATTGTTGTCATCGCCGGCGAGTGAGGGCAAGTCATGACAGCCTGATAGCTGATGAATAGACAGTTTAAGTTATGCCTGGCTTGAAGGCTTGTAATCATAGAGAGTGGAGCTGTCTTTAAATTATTGTTCTTAGAGACATACCATAATtacagagagaaaagaaaaggaatcgGAGCATTTGTATCGTTCACAAATTCTCCTTGGAGGACTGGCTGatacctagtctgcaggcacagacccggattgaaactttgatcaacaagtgggtcttcagacAAAGACTATCGCATATAAAaattgctgtttcaattcaggcATTCAGTCCATAAGGCATTATTATAGTcttgcacattcagacccttaacttcAGTGaaaggtttgcacagcagactggTTGATGCCCTTGCTTATACAGTTGTAATATCCAAAGAGGATTTAACTTTTGAAAGAGTATGCAATGACAGTCCCACATTTTGTTCCTCAGAATCTATatgtggtacatgtatttattctaATTGATTCAAACTTCAAGGCCCCCTTTCCTGCTGTAAAATCTGTTAAGGTGTACTTTTTATTaaatggcatttaaaaaaaaataaaccccTTTTCTATGAGAAAACCTCCTTTATTACAAATGTATTAATATGGTATAAGAAAGCTTCAAGCGGATATACTTTCTCTTGTTCCTTGGGACAGAATAAGAATGTTTATGGCCACTGGAATTTGTTGTGGATGGACTTTGAACACAATTTCCAGGGTTCAAACCCCACCGTGATGCTTATGTCCTTTGGAAAgacagtatacaaatagcgaataggcatgagtgcaatggtgcgagatttcgcatcaGGTGAccgtgaaagaaagatgctctattcaatgaggcgttagccgagttgaatagagtgtttcttcctttcaccgaatgcgaaatctcacaccattgcacgaataagaatattcgctatttgtgttgtacaacgccttggagtttagcgaaaatatgaaaaaactagtttttccctgcagtaatctatgaaaagtgagcaaaaaaattgaaagcgaaaaccaaaatcccacaagcgcacatgaccttgggcagccttgCGCATTGAGCCAGCAGCCTATTCGCGcattgcaccttcatttttactgagcgcagtgaattaaatcgtattgtgacgtcgcCAATGTTTGACATTCAACCTCCCacttgctcgcgtacaacaagctaagaaCGCGTTGGTCCATATAATATATAACCATATAATGGTCCATAATTGATATTCTCAACCTCGGTCTAAATGGGTACCTGATATTCTTGAGCATTTTGAATGCTAGATGTGGTTTATTATTCACTTGGTATACAAGCAGTTAGTCTATTTCTCAGTCTAATAACACgtgggctaaacccattttgTCTGTTGTACAACGCTGACTTTTAATAGCTTGTTGTATGTGAACAAATTGGAGGCTgaatgcagtggcgtacctaggattttccaaagggggggcaaattgtccgccaaaaaatgtgacaagcaaaaacaaacaaaaggtcttcaaccacaagtaaaggacatttcgcacccgaaaaaaaattgacaagcaaaaaaaaaaaagttttcaagttcaaaggagGGGCCACTTGTGGCTCATCAGGGAtcagttttgactcgtcagggggggcagggatacgtcctttgcatgatTTGTgattcgtcagggggggggcagtctgcccccccttaggtacgctagtggctgaatgtcaaacattcataCCGTTGCACACGTAACGTCCATAATGTACCATTGCATGGTCAGGAACAAGATGACGtcaatataaaaattatgattaaatgCATTGCGCTTAGTAAATGCAGGTACAATATGCTGGCTAAATACGCATTGCTGCTGCAGGTCAGATGCGTGTTGAgggattttgattttttgctttctataattaatttcattgattaacataggaaaaaagaatgattaTTGTTCTTTTTTCGCTAACTTCGGAGGCATTGTACAAGACGGACAGCGAATGTACTTATTCATGCAATTGTGCGAGATTTGGCATTTGGTAAAAGaaagagacactctattcaacttGGCATGCCTTGTTGAATAGAGCTTCTTTCTGACGCCTTATGCAAattctcgcaccatcgcactcgtgcctattcgctatttgtatactattaacTTGCACTTTGGTCATCACTTCAATACcctctttttctaattttcatttagtctattGCCCAGATTGTCTCATTTCCACTTTGataattttgcattttgtaaaatgaaaatttgaatcaTACGTCGTGCTTCTAACCATATATAATTAGATACAAATactgaatgtttatgagtgcaatggacagaatacatcatgaggtgaaagatgaaatgatccattcaacgaggcgtagccgagtttaATGGactattcatttcatctttcactgaATGAAGTATTTtatccattgcacgaatgaaaagagTATTCATTACTtgatttatatgacacctacaAATGGATCCTTtgtcatatgaaatttatgaattttgatgcaaaatatgCCCATGCAGTGCAAGCTTGGTCTGTAGATAGTCTTGTACGTACAACACGTGCGCTGCAAACACGAGTGTTTTTACTTGTGGTGCCTGCGGTCTCGATGCGTGGGTGCAATAGACAAGATTGTATGGATAcaaaaattgcacgatgaatgggtCCAAAATTGCACCTGTGAGGacttcattgtaaaatgggcggAATGAtcaataaacaaacaataataataataataataataataacatttgtagggcgcttTATACTGGTGTTTCAAAGCGCACAGGTTGGCAGATTATATTAATATACAGTCAATCggtcaaaaaaaaaacaaaaaaaaaaaaaaaaatgataaggatccatctaggtgtcatataaatgGTGATAGCTCaacttggatattagaccaaatgtgtCTAGCCTTACTGGATATTAGAATGGTTTATGGGCTAAATAGCAATTTGTCCGAGTTCAGAGACAAATAAAGTCATGCGGGAGAAGATAAATGTAGATAAGCAGACAAACTGAGTGTATTTTGTATCTTACCATTAATTTTGGTTGCTCAATCTGATGAGCGAGACAATGTCTAAGCACCATGAATGCATATCAGTATGTGTACAAGTCccatattgtttatttttactcGAGAGGGacaaatgaaattcaagaaacatgtatttgtgttcttAACCTTGTGTTATTCAGTTTGTGTGATTCGCAAGGGAGGAGGGGGTTACAGTGAAATTCTTTGTGATATTTATATACATTCGTAATGCCTTTCTTGGTCTTGGGATAGATTAAAGAGGAAGTACACTTTACATGGaatcaaattgtcaaaaaaaatttgtaaaggtctgacctccccccccccccccttttttttattctttatatacAAGGTCTGTGTTCTTGCGCTCTATTTGAGAATCTGGTTTCGCCCCTGGAACCTAGAATAATCGATGGGACCACTTGGTCATAGAAGACGATGCcttaacctgttgactactgGTTACTGTACATCCtgtaggctttgtacagggatcaccCGGTTCTAGGAGccaatggcctgtattctgaagtcgggtttaacttaaactcaggtttaaagttgtggtttaagaaTGGATAGCCaaatgttacataaatcactaacagtagcgatatcatatttcagctcatttggctctcatatcattcataattgtctaggaagtatacaAAGAtggttgtcttcaccatcgatgaatcagagcacagtaaacataagaaacatacaacttaataaaattttgacacttttggcttcccataattttagcacagagttagaccatggtctaagttaaacctgacttcagaatacgggccaatgggtTAGGAGACCCCTCAAACTGTCTCACCAAGACTTACAGCAAATTGAACTCTGGCATCCTTTCATCTCATCTGTCCAGCTCTCCACTCTCCCCCTTGTCCTTCTCACTTCCGTCTTCACGTACTCCTTTCTTTCTATCCATCCTTTCTGTCttcctttcattcttcattAACTCTCTTGATCTCTCTTATGgagcgttgcaagaaacttaacttgcgatcaattgcaagaaACTTAACTTGTGGTcaattgcaagaaacttgcgatcaattgcaagaaatttaacttgcgatcaattgcaagaaACTTAACTTGTCATCAATTGCAAGAAACttaacttgcgatcaattgcaagtttattttttgatccctaaatcaatcataacttttcaaattaatagcgaatttgcgattgattgccaATCTCCTtcttgaaacaaggagtgtaatctgatttgctgcAGCTAAAATTGATCTGTCAACTGTAAAATTTGAAcggaatatttgcaattgattgcaaatatttcctGCGACACCCCCTTTGAGTCCGAGCATTTAGTCATTTTTcacctttctccctctttcatCCTTTACTCCTCCTTTTCTCatcctctcccttttcctttcctcctCTTTACTGTCCCATTCGCTCACTCCATCTATGCCtatgtctctctccctctctctctgtccctctttttctatttctgtgccccgtcttaaaaagagttgcgattgatccgatcaacaacaactatggaaagccaacaacgtctacatctaaaatgcatgttattttctagatatgacgtACATATTCATAGATTCATTGTTTACTTGACAATTATGTGTGCTTCTCTTTGGTCACAAAGTACATTCTGCAAactttctgaagaaaaaaattatgactgaTGGATATCcatatagttgagattgattggatcaatcgtaaatctTTGCAAGAGAGGGCCCAGATCCCCTTCTACCCCTTTTTATCTCTCCCCAgtctttttctcccccccccccctccacttccTCCTCACTCTCGCATCCTAGTCATCCTTTCACCTCCCCCTGCCCTTTCTCCCCCCctctcctttctctctccctcccatTACCCTCTCTATCTTTTCAGTCTCCTCGCCctagtctctctctctctctccccttccctcttcccctcccctacctctctccctctctctcacccaACCTCTTTCTCTTGCCTCTTTGCCCTAACTCTCACTCCACCTCCAACAACAAATAAACTACACTTCTATAAAAGCAACAGACAAACTTAAAATTTCACTGAAATCACaagatttttaataaaataatgcacaGCCCTAGGGAACTTACTTCCACACATAAATAATCTTTTTGCCTTGTTACTTGATTTTACTCTGCgcacaaaatttgtgattttccaACAAATAGTTCTTAAGTTAATTCAAACCCTTCACCCCCTCCTACGAGCGGCTGGGCCTCTTTTTATTTACAATGCCTTCTCTAGGCAAACACGCGCAGATATCGACTCCTTCCCACAAATATTCAAAGAGAACAGAAAACTGTTTttcaaacatcaaaataaaagttttccTCTTCTCAAAATATGTGCACCTTTTTTCCATCTCTTCAATAATTCATTAAGCTGCTTTTGTGGTTAACATTTaaatccacttttttttctaacacGCTATTTCTCTGAACAATAAATATCATGTGTACAATACTTACACTCACTAACACTGAATTGAACCACTTCCCTTTGTCGGCaagactatataatataaattcaggtagttattttatttttctacaaCTATTCATAGCAGagagtcaaaatattaaacaatctGCTTCAAAAATACTATTGCAGGGCTTCAAACACATCTCCAATTTCAACAAGAATATTTCACTATTCAAATAAACTAGCGATTTATTCAAGTAttaaatttcaacaaatacaattcaatttcaattaattatGTTTACTTTAAGTACATTAATGCACAATATACGACTGGAAAATAGTCTAAATTTGAGTTGCTTTTAAGCTAGCTGTTCCTACAAAAAGGACACAaaacatacatgaaaataaaagtaatttcaatcaaaattcTGGCCAATAAAGTGGCAGTGATACACTGATCTCTGAATATTAATTATGGTATCTTAGAGAAGCCAAATACTGTATACTACAATAATTAAATATGATTCTTTTATAACCCTTCGAAAAATATAGAttgaatttttgtcaaattctCTCACAGAGCAgacttaatatttttaaaaatttcaataatttgtttCCACGTAATcacatttctctctttttcacaGTTATTCAACAATTTGTTCATAAAAAAAGATTATGCCATGAAGACATACAATTACCCTTCCATCAtcttattttcaattcattacaaaaatagCTTTCTTTTACGTCACTGCGATATCTAGAAGGTTGAACTTATATAAGAaaccatttttttgttgttgattgcCAGTGTCTTTCGGCTCTGTAAatcaattataatcataatcaacTCATGCTTTTCCTTTCATCAGAAAAATGACATAAGGTTCTTGTGACAGCCTTATTAGTCGAGTCTACTCGCATTTGGATGATATAAATCTGACTGATTTAGGAGAAGTTCAACTTAAAAGAGGTACAAGTTAACCTGCTTAAGTTGACCTTTCCTAAGTCAAATATTCGTGGAGGCAATTTTTGAGACAAGATTATGCAAAACGTGTAATTCATGTGTTGACCGGATTTCCATGGTCCCATTGGATATTTTAGAGCAAGTAATTAAATTCAATGAGAAATACAACTCAAGGGACACAAAAACTGTCTTCTTATAACTGCAGTAGCTTCAaagttttcaaataaattttgtcGAATTCAAtctcaaataaaaacaaaaataacagcgATCCTATGCAAAATTATGATGTGGCATATCGAACGTTTGACCTCTGAATACATAAACTCTTTGGCTCTCGAAAAAGAGGTCTTATAACATAGATACCTGTCATTTCGTCAAATGTACAATCCTATTTACATGGTAGTGTGGCTTGCATCGATAAGTGCTTGTACAACATATCTACCATCGAAATTGTCGagacaaaacataaatattattttcttatttttcgcAGTTGACTAACTTATCGTGTAAATCAGGCTCGCAAATCATTGCTAAAGAATATGCAGAACACAGCGTATAGGCAACATATCTGCAGCAATGAATAGAACATTGTGGTAATTCACAGAACCTATATCATCttttcataaatacatgtagcttattAGCAAGACGTATAACGAAACATAAAAATGACTATCCAAGCTTTCCACGTTACCggtttcacaaagagtttttttttttggacgaGTACTGATCTAAAGGTGGAAACGTGGAATTTCTTGAAATCGGGGGAGGTTGCACGAAACAAATGGGTGGTTTTcactgactattgttataagctactgcaaatccaagcattctgattggctgagagtaaTTAAattagtgaaaatcactgacaatatgcaccatgaaacactccccagaatAGGCCTATTTTACCTACAACATTACAATAAAACTGCAGCACAGATATAAAAAACAAGACTTTCCTTTCGCGCCGACCTTTTTCTAACCGATCGACAAGCTGTACCACATACTCGTACAAAcaacacacaaaaatataacacattatgaacatGGGAACtcaaagtcccccccccctctctctctctctctctttctctcgctttaaaaatatatcaat carries:
- the LOC129266161 gene encoding large ribosomal subunit protein mL41-like; the encoded protein is MPVLRNLLRGFTRGANRHKEMTSKRGNKNFHPNTSRIQPTGYGVRTTWRNVKEMIPEIVVPSLDDFPLKAYVSYKCPDTQQDPITPRDIFDKCVAPKVLEDLESGKYDSEKLLSSPASEGKS